The [Bacillus] selenitireducens MLS10 genome includes a region encoding these proteins:
- a CDS encoding M42 family metallopeptidase, producing MIALTQKSRIIQTLQTLINTPSPSGNTDRVIRFVEERFESLGIETKRNRKGGLIATIPGKNDREHRMLTAHVDTLGAMVKEIKPSGRLKIDLIGGFKFNAIEGEYCEVETQDGTVITGTTLMHQTSVHVYKDAGSAERNQANMEIRLDAKVKSADDVRALGIEVGDFVSFDPRFQVLDTGYIKSRHLDDKLSVAILMELLKTVNEEGITLPYTTHVLISNNEEIGYGGNSNIPQEVVEYLAVDMGAMGDGQMTDEHTVSICAKDASGPYHLGLRRHLTSLAKSNDIPYKVDLYPYYGSDASAAIRSGHDIVHGLLGAGIDSSHAYERTHLESIDATAKLLWAYMQSEMVI from the coding sequence ATGATCGCGTTGACACAGAAAAGTAGAATCATTCAAACCCTGCAAACTCTCATCAACACCCCAAGCCCTTCGGGCAACACGGACCGGGTAATTCGCTTCGTGGAGGAGCGGTTCGAGTCACTCGGGATTGAAACAAAACGGAATCGGAAAGGCGGGCTCATTGCCACGATTCCCGGCAAGAATGACCGTGAACATCGGATGCTGACGGCGCACGTGGATACGCTCGGTGCGATGGTGAAGGAGATCAAGCCGTCCGGACGGCTGAAGATCGATCTGATTGGGGGCTTTAAGTTCAACGCCATTGAAGGCGAATACTGTGAAGTGGAGACCCAAGACGGTACGGTGATTACCGGCACCACCCTGATGCATCAGACGAGTGTGCATGTGTATAAAGACGCCGGCAGTGCCGAACGGAATCAGGCGAATATGGAGATTCGTCTTGATGCGAAGGTAAAGAGCGCGGACGATGTCCGGGCCCTCGGTATTGAAGTGGGGGATTTCGTGAGCTTTGATCCCCGTTTTCAGGTCCTTGATACAGGCTACATCAAGTCCCGTCATCTCGACGATAAGCTCAGTGTGGCGATCCTGATGGAGCTTTTGAAGACGGTAAATGAAGAAGGGATCACGCTTCCTTATACGACGCATGTACTCATCTCCAATAATGAAGAAATCGGCTATGGCGGGAATTCCAATATCCCTCAGGAAGTCGTCGAATATCTCGCTGTCGACATGGGCGCGATGGGAGACGGGCAGATGACCGATGAACACACGGTCTCGATCTGTGCGAAGGATGCGAGCGGCCCTTATCATCTCGGACTGAGGCGCCATCTGACTTCTCTGGCGAAGTCAAATGACATTCCGTACAAAGTTGATCTTTATCCGTACTACGGATCAGACGCCTCTGCGGCAATCCGTTCGGGGCATGACATCGTCCACGGCCTCCTTGGCGCGGGGATTGATTCATCCCACGCTTACGAGCGGACGCACCTGGAGTCAATCGATGCGACAGCCAAACTCCTGTGGGCATATATGCAGTCTGAAATGGTCATCTAA
- the putP gene encoding sodium/proline symporter PutP, with product MVENLTPIVVTFVVYLIGMMVLGLVAYRLTDNLSDYVLGGRRLGAGVAALSAGASDMSSWLLLGLPGALYASGLVEAWIAIGLAIGAVINWMFVAGRLRAYTEVANDSITLPDFFENRFDDKSKSLRVVSAVLILIFFTFYTSSGLVGGAILFESTFGLDQTTALWVGAIVIIGYTFLGGFLAVSWTDFVQGILMFLALIVIPIVAIMDFGGWGPTMDAIRTIDPNNLTLFSGVGVIGIISLMGWGLGYFGQPHIIVRFMSVKSMKELPKARAIGIGWVVLAMTGAVMTGLVGIAYFADQPLDNPETVFLAFTQVLFHPVVAGVLLAAVLAAIMSTIDSQLLVSSSALAEDFYKGMIRKDADQKELVLVGRLGVLAVAVVALILAQNPDSTVLELVSYAWAGLGATFGPLVLFSLFWKRTTRNGALAGMLSGGLTVLIWVAFLKTDAGFFSLYELVVGFVVSTIFIIVFSLASPEPSKEIQDTFEKARQMDKGNTDM from the coding sequence GTGGTAGAGAACTTAACACCTATTGTTGTAACATTTGTCGTCTATTTAATCGGTATGATGGTTCTCGGACTGGTTGCGTACAGACTGACTGATAACCTTTCCGATTACGTGCTCGGGGGAAGACGGCTGGGCGCAGGCGTGGCTGCACTCTCCGCAGGTGCCTCAGACATGTCGAGCTGGCTCTTACTCGGTTTACCGGGTGCATTGTACGCAAGCGGCCTCGTGGAAGCCTGGATTGCCATCGGGCTCGCCATCGGTGCCGTCATTAACTGGATGTTTGTCGCAGGACGACTTCGTGCATACACGGAGGTGGCGAACGATTCCATCACCCTGCCTGACTTCTTTGAAAACCGTTTTGATGACAAGTCCAAATCACTTCGTGTCGTGTCAGCGGTACTTATCTTAATCTTTTTCACCTTTTATACATCATCAGGACTTGTCGGCGGTGCGATTCTCTTTGAAAGCACCTTCGGCCTCGATCAGACGACGGCCCTCTGGGTCGGTGCCATTGTTATTATCGGTTATACGTTCCTCGGCGGTTTCCTTGCCGTCAGCTGGACCGACTTTGTTCAGGGGATTCTCATGTTCCTTGCCCTGATCGTTATTCCGATCGTGGCGATTATGGATTTTGGCGGATGGGGACCAACCATGGACGCGATCCGCACCATAGATCCGAACAACCTCACCCTCTTCAGCGGAGTCGGTGTCATCGGGATCATTTCCCTGATGGGTTGGGGGCTCGGGTATTTCGGACAGCCGCACATTATCGTGCGATTCATGTCCGTTAAATCCATGAAAGAACTGCCAAAGGCACGTGCCATTGGGATTGGCTGGGTTGTCCTTGCCATGACCGGTGCCGTAATGACCGGTCTCGTCGGGATTGCCTACTTCGCCGATCAGCCGCTTGATAATCCGGAGACCGTGTTCCTTGCCTTTACGCAGGTGCTCTTCCATCCGGTTGTTGCCGGTGTGCTTTTGGCCGCGGTACTTGCTGCGATTATGAGTACGATTGACTCTCAGCTTCTCGTGTCTTCTTCTGCCCTCGCAGAGGACTTCTACAAAGGCATGATCCGTAAAGACGCGGATCAGAAAGAGCTTGTTCTCGTCGGCCGTCTCGGTGTTCTTGCCGTTGCCGTTGTCGCCTTGATTCTTGCACAGAATCCGGACAGCACGGTCCTTGAACTCGTCAGCTACGCATGGGCCGGTCTCGGTGCAACCTTTGGTCCGCTCGTGCTGTTCTCCCTCTTCTGGAAGCGGACAACGAGAAACGGCGCCCTTGCGGGTATGCTTTCCGGTGGTTTGACCGTTCTGATTTGGGTGGCATTCCTGAAGACCGATGCAGGGTTCTTCTCCCTGTATGAGCTCGTCGTCGGGTTTGTCGTCTCCACGATCTTCATTATTGTCTTCTCACTTGCGAGTCCTGAACCGTCTAAAGAGATTCAGGATACGTTCGAGAAAGCGAGACAGATGGACAAAGGGAACACAGACATGTAA
- a CDS encoding Na+/H+ antiporter NhaC family protein: MPKDFTTKELTLILTLTIGGLIIAISTGLSLTLGITPGFLSLLILARNKHIPLRQLVESCKKGLIRNKDVAWLLVFIGILLPTWYVAGTVDDLNRLFLTLISPAHFFLSAFLVTGIMSFIVGSSIGSLSIVGVPIMATAEQMGISVLITAGALVSGSFIGDRTSPLSSSFFLLAHSVEVTVKTHFRSVLPTMFITATVTAFLYAGLDLALNRTEVSSAGSLADLSLMETGLSLVPPFLLLLMILTGQSMRLSFLSGIIAGIVLILIRGESLTFWFTATLSGIASLNGLWQMLPFIVFILTVGMFSQMIEDTKLLQPVIESRLTNTTDLSIITRQSIGIATAVSLISPNQAFPIIVTARSLLPHWNAHFSPQALGRVLADSTVVFAGIVPWSLLAILNSSILGIPVLHYIPFAFFLLLSPAVTILWSTVKSP, translated from the coding sequence TTGCCAAAGGACTTTACCACAAAAGAACTCACGCTCATTCTCACGCTGACCATTGGCGGCCTCATCATCGCCATCAGTACCGGGCTTTCGCTGACCCTCGGGATCACCCCGGGATTTCTCAGCCTGCTTATCCTCGCCAGAAACAAACATATTCCGCTCAGGCAGCTCGTTGAATCGTGCAAAAAGGGCCTCATCCGCAACAAAGATGTGGCCTGGCTTCTGGTCTTTATCGGCATACTCCTGCCGACGTGGTACGTCGCCGGTACCGTCGATGATCTGAACCGGCTCTTCTTGACCCTGATCTCACCCGCTCATTTCTTTTTGAGCGCGTTTCTTGTGACCGGGATTATGTCATTCATCGTCGGCAGCTCCATCGGCAGTCTCAGCATCGTCGGTGTTCCGATTATGGCCACCGCGGAACAGATGGGCATCTCCGTCCTGATCACTGCAGGGGCCCTCGTCTCCGGCTCCTTCATCGGAGACCGGACGTCACCGCTCTCAAGCTCGTTCTTTCTGCTCGCCCATTCCGTCGAGGTCACTGTGAAGACACACTTTCGCTCCGTATTGCCGACGATGTTCATCACTGCGACCGTGACGGCTTTCCTCTATGCGGGACTCGACTTGGCACTGAACCGGACAGAGGTTTCATCTGCAGGCAGTCTTGCCGATCTGTCGCTGATGGAAACCGGACTCTCTCTCGTACCGCCCTTTCTGCTATTGCTCATGATCCTTACGGGGCAGTCGATGCGCCTCTCGTTCCTCTCAGGCATCATCGCAGGAATTGTCCTGATCCTGATCAGAGGAGAGAGCCTCACTTTCTGGTTCACAGCGACGCTCTCGGGCATCGCGTCATTGAACGGCCTTTGGCAGATGCTGCCGTTCATCGTGTTTATCCTGACAGTCGGGATGTTCTCTCAGATGATTGAGGATACAAAGTTGCTTCAGCCCGTGATCGAAAGCCGACTCACTAATACGACAGATCTCAGTATCATTACCCGGCAGTCCATCGGCATCGCAACCGCCGTCTCTCTCATTTCACCGAACCAGGCTTTTCCCATTATTGTGACGGCCCGGTCCCTCCTTCCGCACTGGAATGCACATTTTTCACCCCAAGCGCTCGGACGGGTCTTGGCAGATTCGACAGTGGTATTTGCCGGGATTGTCCCGTGGAGCCTGCTTGCGATTCTGAACAGCTCCATTCTCGGCATTCCCGTGCTGCACTATATCCCCTTCGCCTTTTTTCTCCTCCTGTCACCGGCTGTGACCATCCTGTGGTCCACTGTAAAATCACCGTAA
- a CDS encoding DoxX family protein has translation MIMDFLRNNVIAAAVLTVLRVYVGWQWLTAGWGKAFGEFDAGGFLQGAIGNESVQETYPTYHAFLENFALPNADLFSFMVAWGEVAVGLGLILGVLTTAAAFFGITMNFAFIFAGTISSNPFLILLTVFILVAGYNAGKFGGDRWVIPALRDKVFKGKITPSDQKNKAA, from the coding sequence ATGATTATGGATTTCCTACGAAACAACGTGATTGCAGCAGCGGTTTTGACAGTGCTTCGGGTATATGTAGGCTGGCAGTGGTTAACAGCCGGTTGGGGAAAAGCGTTTGGCGAATTTGATGCAGGCGGTTTCTTACAGGGTGCCATCGGAAATGAAAGTGTTCAGGAAACGTATCCAACGTACCACGCATTCCTGGAAAATTTTGCACTCCCGAACGCAGACCTGTTCAGCTTTATGGTTGCATGGGGTGAAGTGGCAGTCGGACTCGGCTTGATTCTTGGCGTATTGACAACAGCCGCAGCATTCTTCGGTATTACCATGAACTTCGCGTTCATCTTTGCAGGTACGATTTCAAGTAACCCATTCCTGATCCTTCTGACAGTCTTCATTCTTGTCGCAGGCTATAACGCTGGTAAATTCGGTGGTGACCGTTGGGTAATCCCGGCACTCCGTGACAAAGTATTCAAAGGCAAGATCACACCAAGCGATCAGAAAAACAAAGCAGCGTAA
- the ppc gene encoding phosphoenolpyruvate carboxylase, with amino-acid sequence MAPLNEQDPNMMLRSDVNKLGKILGDVLRHHGGEALFNEVEEIREMTKALRKSYDEANEKELKKRIENLKSPMRQQVIRAFAIYFHLVNIAEQHHRIRRSRQYRMKRGENIQPSSIEAAIVNIQKEKYPETVIQQVLDDSSIELIMTAHPTEATKRTILEIQKRISYILEQFDNPALTEKEREDHEESLINEVTALWHTDELRFKKPTVIDEVKNGLYYFDTTLFDVLPAVHQEIEEQLERYYPDQDFKVPNFIHFGSWIGGDRDGNPFVTPEVTWETLNLQRDLTLRKYEESITELMRRFSQSTTRVDIDPEFIETMEQYEKKYMKKSETWPVTTEIYRRMLGAIRKRIRQVGKTNTGYDVAEELLADLRYVRENALKHQLPNQKLKQLNKMIRQVELFGFHLATLDVRNHSGEHETAIAEILKVVGITEDYKSLDEEEKMTILENALKDPRPLMLLNEDYSEETREIFKVFQMIKDAHEEFGQRSIEVYLVSMTQSASDLLEVLVLAKEAGIYRLHADGSVDSNLHVAPLLETVDDLMAGPAIMKRLFEMDIYRTHLGERGDHQEIMLGYSDGSKDGGTLTANWKLFEAQAKIHNMAKDYNVRLKFFHGRGGSLGRGGGPLNRSIVSQPAETLGDGVKITEQGEVLSSRYLLGDIAFRNLEQAASALLEASANVYASPGDSCHIRRPQWEEAMEEISKASLSKYQSLVFKDPDFLTYFKETTPLNELKELNIGSRPMSRKGSERFEDLRAIPWVFAWTQCRQMLPAWYASGTGLAAYGKASEENLELLQDMYQNWPFFHSTINNLQMALMKADLFAAKEYVKLVKDQEMGQRIYGEIEKEFNLTKEMLLKISGSEQLLDFTPNIRDSVHLRNPYVDPLNFLQVDLIEKMRESSSEERTEELLTEVLLTISGVAAGLLNTG; translated from the coding sequence ATGGCACCATTAAATGAACAAGATCCGAACATGATGCTGAGAAGTGACGTCAACAAACTGGGGAAGATCCTTGGTGACGTGCTGAGGCACCATGGCGGGGAAGCGCTCTTTAATGAAGTGGAAGAGATTCGTGAAATGACCAAGGCCCTTCGTAAATCCTATGATGAGGCCAACGAGAAAGAACTGAAAAAGCGCATTGAAAATCTGAAATCGCCGATGCGCCAACAGGTCATCCGTGCATTCGCCATCTATTTTCACCTGGTGAATATTGCAGAACAGCATCACCGGATCCGCCGCTCCAGGCAGTACCGGATGAAGCGTGGTGAGAATATTCAGCCAAGCTCCATTGAGGCGGCGATCGTGAATATTCAAAAGGAAAAGTATCCGGAAACGGTGATCCAGCAGGTGCTTGATGATTCGTCCATCGAACTCATCATGACTGCACACCCGACTGAGGCGACGAAGCGGACGATCCTGGAGATTCAAAAGCGCATTTCCTATATCCTTGAGCAATTTGACAACCCGGCTCTGACAGAGAAAGAGCGGGAAGATCATGAAGAGAGTCTGATTAATGAAGTCACTGCACTCTGGCACACCGATGAACTTCGTTTCAAAAAACCGACGGTCATTGATGAAGTGAAAAACGGCCTGTATTATTTTGATACGACGCTTTTCGATGTGCTGCCTGCGGTGCATCAGGAGATTGAGGAACAGCTCGAGCGGTACTATCCGGATCAGGACTTCAAGGTTCCGAACTTTATTCACTTTGGTTCGTGGATCGGCGGAGACCGTGACGGGAACCCGTTTGTCACCCCTGAAGTCACGTGGGAGACGTTGAACCTGCAGCGTGATCTGACCCTCCGTAAATACGAGGAGAGCATCACGGAACTGATGCGCCGGTTCAGCCAGTCCACCACCCGTGTGGATATCGATCCGGAATTTATTGAAACGATGGAACAATACGAGAAGAAGTATATGAAGAAATCCGAAACGTGGCCGGTGACAACGGAAATTTACCGACGGATGCTCGGTGCCATAAGAAAACGGATCCGTCAGGTCGGCAAGACGAATACGGGCTATGATGTGGCGGAAGAACTCCTTGCAGATCTCCGTTATGTACGCGAGAACGCATTGAAGCATCAGCTGCCGAACCAGAAGCTCAAGCAGCTGAACAAAATGATCCGTCAGGTTGAACTGTTCGGCTTCCATTTGGCCACCCTCGATGTCCGAAACCACAGCGGCGAGCATGAGACGGCCATCGCGGAGATTCTGAAAGTCGTTGGCATTACCGAGGATTACAAGTCGCTTGATGAAGAAGAGAAGATGACGATTCTTGAGAACGCCCTGAAGGATCCGCGACCGTTGATGCTCTTAAATGAAGATTATTCCGAAGAGACAAGAGAGATCTTCAAAGTGTTCCAAATGATCAAAGATGCCCATGAGGAGTTCGGGCAGCGCTCCATTGAAGTGTATCTCGTCAGCATGACGCAGTCCGCGTCCGACCTCCTTGAGGTGCTGGTGCTTGCAAAAGAAGCGGGAATTTACCGTCTGCATGCCGACGGCTCCGTCGACAGTAACCTTCACGTGGCGCCGCTCCTTGAGACGGTTGATGACCTCATGGCAGGTCCTGCAATCATGAAACGTCTGTTTGAAATGGATATTTACCGCACGCATCTCGGTGAGCGCGGGGATCATCAGGAAATCATGCTCGGCTATTCGGACGGCAGTAAAGACGGGGGTACACTTACCGCCAACTGGAAGCTGTTTGAAGCCCAGGCGAAGATTCATAATATGGCGAAGGACTATAATGTCCGCCTGAAGTTCTTCCACGGACGGGGCGGATCACTCGGACGGGGCGGCGGTCCATTGAACCGCAGTATCGTCTCACAGCCGGCGGAAACGCTCGGTGACGGGGTCAAGATCACCGAACAGGGCGAGGTGCTCTCATCGCGTTATCTCTTGGGTGACATTGCCTTTCGGAACCTCGAACAGGCGGCATCAGCCCTTCTTGAGGCCTCTGCGAATGTGTACGCGTCTCCTGGGGACAGCTGCCACATCCGGCGCCCGCAGTGGGAAGAAGCGATGGAGGAGATCTCCAAAGCCTCGTTATCCAAGTATCAATCCCTCGTCTTCAAGGACCCGGATTTCCTGACGTACTTCAAGGAAACGACGCCGTTGAATGAACTGAAGGAACTGAACATCGGAAGCCGTCCGATGAGCCGTAAGGGCAGTGAGCGGTTTGAAGACCTCCGGGCGATCCCGTGGGTGTTTGCTTGGACCCAGTGCCGTCAGATGCTGCCGGCGTGGTACGCGTCCGGTACGGGACTCGCGGCCTACGGCAAGGCGAGTGAAGAGAACCTTGAACTGCTGCAGGATATGTATCAGAACTGGCCGTTCTTCCACTCGACGATTAATAATCTGCAAATGGCGCTCATGAAAGCGGACCTGTTTGCAGCGAAGGAATATGTGAAGCTCGTGAAGGATCAGGAGATGGGACAGCGGATTTACGGCGAGATTGAAAAAGAATTCAATCTCACCAAGGAGATGCTTTTGAAGATTTCCGGCAGTGAACAGCTCCTCGACTTCACACCGAATATCCGGGACTCCGTTCATCTGCGGAATCCGTATGTCGATCCGCTTAACTTCCTTCAGGTCGATCTGATCGAGAAGATGCGCGAGTCCTCATCAGAGGAACGGACCGAAGAACTGCTTACGGAAGTGCTCCTCACAATCAGTGGTGTAGCTGCAGGGTTGTTAAATACAGGTTGA
- a CDS encoding iron-sulfur cluster biosynthesis family protein, whose product MLQITERAAEIYKNDMELTNQDEIRLFVRGAEGFFLGVEKSASEQGDWSLEVNGVRFFIKEDDLWMFDGMTLDFCNKGDCIKLHHRVH is encoded by the coding sequence ATGTTACAAATTACTGAACGCGCAGCGGAGATTTACAAGAATGATATGGAACTGACAAATCAGGATGAGATTCGTCTTTTTGTAAGAGGAGCAGAAGGCTTTTTCCTCGGTGTTGAGAAATCAGCTTCTGAACAGGGCGACTGGTCACTTGAAGTCAACGGCGTCCGTTTCTTTATCAAAGAAGACGACCTCTGGATGTTTGACGGCATGACCCTGGATTTCTGTAACAAAGGCGACTGTATCAAGTTGCATCACCGCGTACACTGA
- a CDS encoding BMP family ABC transporter substrate-binding protein, with amino-acid sequence MADHQSRRVFLLFAMMAGVLMLLLVAAVSRMLMPDPGPAEHPHVAILVAKGIDDQSWGSLAYESKQTVLNEFDISASIHPFMKEGDVLTNTKAVLEEEAPSLMIGHGREFSDVFTELAKDHAQRHFVTLHGHQTHENQTVYTFSPIELDYFVGILMAWKTESGKVGVIFPGEHDVAKRTALLAKGAESQGTNLNVLKRIVADREDGDGAVEAFRELKEEGADIVYALGNSFNQRVIEQSIETGTYMVGYLDDQSYMARDLVLTSVVNDVPNVYKAIVRDYIQGEMNSGIVELTIEDDVMGFSELGPMFDADERMQFQYLIDRYREGNLPVPDPEVD; translated from the coding sequence ATGGCAGACCATCAATCCCGGCGTGTTTTTCTTTTGTTTGCCATGATGGCGGGCGTCCTGATGCTTCTTCTTGTTGCGGCAGTCAGTCGGATGCTGATGCCGGATCCTGGTCCTGCTGAACATCCCCATGTGGCGATTCTCGTGGCAAAAGGGATTGACGATCAGAGTTGGGGAAGTCTCGCCTACGAGAGCAAGCAAACGGTCCTCAATGAGTTTGATATTTCAGCTTCGATCCATCCCTTCATGAAAGAGGGAGACGTACTGACGAATACGAAGGCGGTCCTTGAAGAGGAAGCCCCGTCACTGATGATTGGACACGGAAGAGAGTTCTCTGACGTCTTTACGGAACTTGCAAAAGATCACGCCCAGCGGCACTTTGTGACTCTTCACGGCCATCAGACACATGAGAATCAGACTGTATACACCTTCAGCCCAATAGAGCTGGATTATTTTGTTGGTATTCTGATGGCGTGGAAGACGGAGAGCGGTAAAGTCGGGGTGATTTTTCCGGGAGAACATGATGTGGCGAAACGTACGGCGCTTCTTGCGAAGGGAGCCGAATCACAGGGGACAAATCTGAACGTCCTCAAGCGTATTGTGGCGGACCGTGAAGACGGAGACGGGGCAGTGGAAGCCTTCCGGGAGTTAAAGGAAGAAGGAGCAGACATCGTATACGCACTCGGTAACAGCTTCAATCAGCGGGTGATTGAACAGAGTATTGAAACCGGCACCTATATGGTCGGGTATCTTGATGATCAGTCGTATATGGCCCGGGACCTGGTGTTGACGAGTGTAGTCAATGATGTACCGAATGTGTATAAAGCCATCGTCAGGGATTACATACAAGGTGAGATGAACAGTGGCATAGTGGAATTGACGATTGAGGACGATGTCATGGGCTTTTCTGAATTGGGGCCGATGTTTGATGCGGATGAACGGATGCAGTTTCAATATCTGATCGATCGATACAGGGAAGGCAATCTGCCGGTTCCGGATCCGGAGGTGGATTAA
- a CDS encoding sensor histidine kinase has product MQSYLRELSFRSKILMILLLMTLLLSSIAVILTRGIDQINDQGQQIIQEDLPALEWLYQLDMELSVKTHMMEQGARTGYCCSFTERYQEAVEQASEERESITGHKPVMIDRLERELDYLDFLVTNHIDGLLRFSGLEAVESYRNKEWQEAHLAVSTTLEDAKYAIRDQANNAVSRFDALVIRSALLALVLTTVAIVFAFISSYRLSNQLTKPLVKLESELENIALGSYGKQLTPPYQKELANLTVSVNRMSSELKKSFETIIADKRYRDQVLNALPLGIITYHESLDECHLNQAARSFTGMKRSDILELFETSSEEQAEDAFTKHLLKKDVFSNERITYIRHGAELELIVSKNPLKTKWGDTYGYVFQFMDITEVSRLEEQVKQAEKLAVVGELAAGAAHEIRNPLTVIDGFLSLMDQTLPEKDKERFQLPLLKKEAKRIDQIIEDMLLMSKPGDPILEEASVNELMEEMVPLVEALPNYKDICFSIKTTDEPVLMDKEQMKQVVHNLFRNAVDAMDGSGEIRVTSAVEEGMVKVQIGDSGPGIPEPLQAKLFDPFRTSKKGGTGLGLTIAQRILQNHGGTIRLLPHKGTGACFELSWPTDKILPDDAK; this is encoded by the coding sequence ATGCAAAGTTACCTCAGAGAGCTGTCTTTTCGAAGCAAAATTCTGATGATTTTACTGTTGATGACGCTGCTCTTAAGCAGCATTGCGGTTATTTTGACAAGAGGGATTGATCAAATTAATGATCAGGGACAGCAGATCATACAAGAAGATCTCCCTGCCCTTGAATGGCTGTATCAGCTGGATATGGAACTGTCGGTCAAGACTCATATGATGGAACAAGGTGCACGAACCGGGTACTGCTGTTCTTTCACAGAACGGTATCAGGAAGCGGTGGAACAAGCGTCAGAAGAGCGCGAGTCGATTACCGGGCATAAACCTGTGATGATTGACCGCCTCGAAAGAGAACTTGATTATCTCGATTTTCTCGTAACGAACCATATCGACGGCTTACTCCGGTTCAGTGGGCTCGAAGCCGTTGAATCGTATCGGAATAAAGAGTGGCAGGAGGCTCATCTTGCGGTGTCCACGACCCTCGAAGATGCCAAATATGCGATCCGTGATCAGGCCAATAACGCCGTTTCACGTTTTGATGCCCTTGTGATCCGTTCGGCATTATTGGCGCTTGTTTTGACAACAGTGGCCATCGTCTTTGCCTTTATCTCGTCCTACCGACTCAGCAATCAACTGACAAAGCCTCTCGTGAAACTTGAATCGGAGCTTGAGAATATTGCGCTTGGGAGCTACGGTAAGCAGCTCACGCCTCCGTATCAAAAGGAGCTCGCCAATTTAACCGTATCGGTGAACCGGATGTCGAGCGAACTCAAAAAATCATTTGAAACGATCATCGCAGATAAACGCTACCGGGATCAGGTTCTGAACGCGCTGCCATTGGGCATTATTACGTATCATGAATCCTTGGATGAGTGCCACCTGAATCAGGCAGCACGATCCTTTACAGGGATGAAGCGATCCGATATTCTGGAATTGTTTGAGACGTCATCTGAAGAACAGGCGGAAGATGCCTTTACGAAACATCTCCTGAAAAAGGATGTCTTCTCGAATGAGCGGATTACGTATATACGTCATGGGGCCGAACTCGAGCTCATCGTTTCGAAGAACCCTCTCAAAACCAAATGGGGAGATACTTACGGCTATGTGTTTCAGTTTATGGATATCACTGAAGTGAGCCGTCTTGAAGAACAGGTAAAGCAGGCGGAGAAGCTGGCTGTTGTGGGGGAACTTGCTGCTGGTGCGGCTCATGAGATCCGCAATCCCCTGACGGTGATCGACGGATTCCTGAGTCTGATGGATCAGACCTTGCCCGAAAAAGACAAAGAGCGTTTTCAATTGCCTCTTCTGAAGAAAGAGGCCAAACGGATCGATCAGATTATTGAAGACATGCTTCTCATGTCAAAACCCGGGGATCCGATACTTGAAGAAGCGAGTGTCAATGAACTTATGGAGGAAATGGTGCCTCTTGTCGAAGCTCTGCCGAATTATAAGGATATTTGCTTTTCAATTAAGACGACGGATGAACCGGTTTTGATGGATAAAGAACAGATGAAGCAGGTCGTGCATAACCTGTTTCGAAACGCCGTCGATGCTATGGATGGATCAGGGGAAATCCGGGTCACATCAGCTGTGGAAGAGGGAATGGTTAAGGTGCAGATCGGTGACAGCGGTCCTGGCATACCGGAACCGCTGCAAGCGAAGCTCTTTGACCCGTTTCGGACGTCGAAGAAAGGAGGAACGGGTCTCGGGCTCACAATCGCTCAGCGGATCCTGCAAAATCATGGCGGGACGATTCGTCTTCTGCCGCATAAAGGAACAGGTGCCTGCTTTGAACTGAGTTGGCCGACTGACAAAATCCTCCCGGATGATGCAAAATGA